The Larus michahellis chromosome 23, bLarMic1.1, whole genome shotgun sequence genome segment ttgttgcagTTACGGACAAATTCACTGAGAGCATGTACGTCCTGGCCAACGAGCCCTCCGTGGCGCTGTACCGGCTGCAGGAGCATGTGCGGAGATCCCTTCCGGAGCTCGCACAGCACAAGGTGAGTCGTGCTTCGTGTTGGGCTCCAGAGCTGCGACAGGGTCGGGCACAAGCTGTTTTCCTGACCTGGCACGTCGTCCCTATTTCACCTCCCTCAGTGGGTGGGAGGAAATCAGCCACTGGGGTGTGAGGTGCTGTGGGACTCCTGCCAGGTCTGAAATGGGGGTGAGGGGATGTTGCAAATTTACCCGCGgacctgaggaaaaaaaccttgagaGTCCAGCTATGGTCCTGTGCTCTCATGGCTGGACTTGTGCAtggagacaaagaaaaataagtagtCTGTCTTGTacggggaggagggagatgttAAATCTTATTACCCCTGCCTACgctgtgagatttttatttcctACATAAAataaaggggggcggggggagaggagggaaaggggggcgTGAAGAAACAAGTGCAAAGAGCCCACATGAGGCAAAGCAGGATAATGAATCGCATCTCGCAGCTGTGTTCCTACTTTCCTCCAGAGCACGGAGCACAGACACTTTAATGCCAGCCTTGTTGtccttctccctcttctgccAGTCATGATTCATTAGGAGTGATGTCTCATGAATAGATTACTGCTTCATGTCTATGCTAATGCACTGTCAGGCTCCATTTTTCACCTTTGCTTTACAGCCCTGGTTTCCAAATTAACCTGGATTGTGACACTTTATTATTCAATTATTTATTAACGTTTTATATACGTGTCTGTGTGCAATGGTAGGTATATAGagatgtatatgtatgtatagcgCATGCTGATGCAATTGCATCACTGGCATGCGGGAGACAGGTTTGTAATATTATTCCTGAGCTGTCACTTGCTTTCATTTAATCAAGATAGTCCCAATTTCAGGGAATGTGTCCTGAACAAAAGGAAATTGAGCAAATTGTATGACAAGTCATGCAGAGGGAAGAGATCAGTTTCCATCACTGAAGGGTGCGTAACGGGGATGAGGGCGAGGGGCAGCGCAGAAGCGCTAATGGAAGCGACAGCCGAGTGGAGGTGCCAGATGCAGAGCGTGTTGTTAGGCAGTGGGGTTTATGCTGGGAAAGATCTCGGAAAACCGTTGATTCTCTCATTTCCCCTGCTCGATGCAGTTATTTGCAGTGTTCTGTGACCTCTCCGGCTCATCTGAGTTCCTTTCCTTGCTGCAGCTATCCCAGAGAATTCTCTTTTGCGGCCaaaattgctgctgttttccaCTTTCTTCCTGTGAGAAAGGAGGTCATGCGGTCCTGTGGACGCCAGCAGCAAACACAAGGACCGTGCGTCCCCCCATGTGACTGCAGCCATCACAAGCACCCGATACCTTTGGTCTTTGATGCCTTCATCTTgcagcctcccctctgccctggctgctagccccagctggggcagcagtGGCCTTTGTACATGAGGAAGAGCTCGCCGTGCTCCCTGCAGTAACGGTGCACGTCAGGACAAAGCTGAACTGACCGTGCAgtgccccctgccccagggcactGCCCCGCTGACACGCCAGTACCTGTTTCCCTCTCTAATGTTAGAAAACATTTCCCCATGCTTGCTCGGAGGTGCTGCTGTTTCCATCCATTTCTTTTTTGCCCCCTGCATGGGCACTTCCAGCTTCTTAACTGCTTTCCTGGTTCCTGGCTGTGTTTAATGGTGCACTGATGTGGCAAGAGctgggagaaaatggaaagaaaattgatttttggCAGCTGGAACAACAGTAGATCCAGAGCTGCTGCTAGTGACTTCTCCTCCAGCCTCGTCAGCTGCCGGGTTTGTTTTTCCCAAGGCCGCAGCATCGTGTTTGGGAGCATGTTCTGCTCCCTGCTGGTAACCAGTCCCTGGTAGGAACTGGGAGGGTTAAACATAACTCATCTAGGCCGGTGTCCTGGCTGTGTTGCCAGGCTGCTCGTAACAGCCTTATGGCCAGGTTCTCTTTGTTATACTTGATCCCACTCTCATTTTATCCCAGTTTCGGGCATTGCTGTTTGCAGCGAACGGGCTGGGCCTGTCAAGCCCTTGAACCCAGGCAGCCAAACCCCAGGAGAGAGGGATGTGCTCAGGGCCCTGACAGGGCCATCGGCACAGCGGAGCGTTCAATTAACTGGGGATGGATATTTTGGGTTGCTCTGCCAGAGCCCATCGGCTTTGTGGCTAGAGACTGGAACAGGAGGGTGTCAGCAGGGCTGTGCACCGTGAAAACGCTGTCAGGTTTTATCTAAATCAGAGCAAAGGCATTAAAGTGCGGTGGTTTTAATTCTTCAGAacggaaaagaagaaaaaggaacattcTGTGTGGATCCGTTCTCAGGTAATTTAGTCCCAAGATGTAGGTAATGTATAAAGGAAACAGGATTTATTGGTGGTTTCCagctttccttcagcagcagcaactcTGCCTCTGGCTGGCTGAGTTCTCCTGAGACTCAGCCTTTGAAATTCCCAGAGGGATTAAACCAAGGAAAAAtcgggagggagggggctgggagAAAAGTTTCTGCAAAGAGAAGGTCACCTCCGTGCCTTTACAACAAGCAACTTTCTGTGATTTGATAAAACAATAATCTTAATACCTTCCGCAGCATCTCAAACTCTCCGAGCAGATTTACCGCCTCCCCGATAAGACACAGCGTGATGCGAGGCCCTCGCTGCCTCCGCGCGTCGTGGCTGCGCTGCTAAGCCCCGCTTCGCACAGAGCCGCCTTTCTGTATCTCGCCTGGTCTTTTGAGAACTTACATCTCCTCGTTAATTCACTTCCAAGCGACAGTAATATATCATTAGTGCTATTGTATATTAATAGCTGGCTTTAGTTCTTAAACTGCATCCAAGGGCACGTCGTGGGAATTTGAAGAAAGGACATCAAGAAAAGATTAAGAAGTGAGGAGCTCTAGGGAAAGGCTCTTGTTCCTAATTAAGGACATGAAAATCCCAGGAAGTGGTGGGAATGCTGGGAACAGACATCACTGGCTCTGATACTGGGAAACGATTAAAATCTACTGGTGCTCAGAAACGGCAGGAGCACAGGCAAGTGGCTGTGACACACACGACTGAGCCAGAGCACTGTCGGGGTGTAAATCGGTGTTAAAGATCATCTGGTACCTCTTGGAGAGAGCAgggtgaggagctgcaggagagttTCTGCACCTTTTGCGGCTGCCTCTGCGCGCAAAGTGTCTTCCCAGCAACAGATACAGTTGTGTAAGATGCGATTGGGCTCTTGACGAGCGCAGTCTCTGTGGGGTTGCGAGTCCTGGGTCAAAGGACCCTCTCCTGCAGCGAACTGCCTAGAGCGTTGCATGTCAAGGCTTGTTTCTTTTGTAGTGTAAAGCTATGTGGTCAAGCGTCCTGATGTAGGACAGGCTTTGAACAGCACAAGTGATTTTGGATGAAGTCCAAGCTCCTACCCGACCTCCTTCACTCGCAGAAAGAGccctttggatttcctcgggctTGTAACTAGACCCAGCAGAATAGACCGGAGAATTAGCTCCCATGAGAATGTATTTTGAAGAGTGCCCGAACTACTTAAGGACTTTTGAAATAGTTATCTATTGAGCTACACCTCTGAATTCAGCTGCGCTTTCATGGTGATTTGcgtatttgtttgcttttccctttccttggaGCTACGGCGTACAATTATGTCCcgtggcagagctggctgcatgCGGTGCTGCTCCAGCGTGTGTGGAGTTTAcagggctccttccagctcctggAGGGACGGGCACAGTGCTGACTGCTGCTTGGCATCAGGTGCCAGAGTTTCGGAGCAGACCGGGGGACGGGGATGCTTGCGGCTGTGAAAACATTTAAGAGTGGCAGGTCTAACGAAACGAGAACTTCCAGTGCTGTGAAAGGAACTTTTACCTGGTTTTGCATGAAGGACTAAGGACGGGACTCCACGGGAGCTGTGTTAGTTCGGATCCTGGCTGCCTGCTGGGACAGACGCACCGGGAGATCCGAGTGCTCTGAAACATCCCGCTGGTCCGTTGCTCGCAGCCTGACTGACATGGGCCCTCAGCTGGCTCATGGGCTAAAACATCTAAAAACAAGGGGAATTTTGCCAGAATATCCACAGTGTTGGCCTGAACTAGTAGCCCTTCCAGAAATACAcacaataaatgtttcttttaaatgctaGTGCTTGGCCTGGAGCTTGTCATAGGCTGTCAAGCGGGAGACAGAATCCAAATGCAATTTCCAGTGAAAAGCAGCCAGAGCCCTTGtttgggcagggctggcagagcgTATGGCTGACAGACCTCCAGTGCGCGCCTAACGATGccacctccttttctctttcagtccgacatgcagagctgggaggagcaAAGCCAAGGAGCCATCTACACGGTGGAGTACGCCTGCAGGTATGGGAGACTCCTCCAAGCAGGAGGGTTGTGCTCGCGGGCGGAGGTGTTGtggtaaaaacaaagcagaagccGCCTGCGCTTCGCTGACGCCTCCCTGGTGTGAGGCAGGGGGAGAGCAcagtcggggtggggggtgaggcAGTGCTCTCTGAACCGTTACCGTGAATCTCGAGGGCTTCGCTTTGATGAGCGTGCCAGCTCTTCCCCAGTGCTGCGCGCGGTGCAGACCTGCCAATCTCCGGCGGTAAATCCACCCACCAGCTCGCTAATGTGTGAAAATGCAATGCGCCGTATAGGCTTGAGGTTTCTTATTACCAGCCCTCTCTGTCAGGGGGTGTGCGCGCTAGAACCACGATGCTTTTGGAAATACTAACCAGGCCTCcatctccctccaccccccctcttttctcctttcagcGCCATAAAGAACATGACTGACAGCAGCGTGTACTTCAAGAGCATCGACAGTCTGCTCAAACACGCCATCGCCATGAAGGACCAGCTGAACGCTGCTCAGGGCCGCAGGTAGCGAGGGGGTGTGACACTGCCTGTTTATCCGAGGGCTGGCAGAGGCTTTGGTGATGTAATGCAGCCCAGTGCAAATACGTTATCTCAGTAATGTGATTCTAGACTATTATTTGAAAGAGCATGCTGCTTGCCTTCCAGTGATCTTCTGGCTTTTGTTTACTGGGAAGCAAATAATCTTGTTTACAAAAGGttaactggaaaataatttatttccttatttaaaaaggGACATTTGGTTGTGTAATACATGAAATCTTTGTTGTGTCAAAGGCATTTGGAGTGAGATGATGCTGCCGAGATGGAATAGGTGAAAGGCTGTGTTTGATGCTGTTCTCTGTCATGTATCTGGCCCTTTTTGGGCAGAGTCCCATAGAGATAAGTGGTAGCAGAACGACGAtgcatttttgtctgtttgcagTTGAACTATAGCTACTAAAATATCTTCCAGCAGATTGTCTGAGTCTAGTGTATTTGTCTCTCCTGAGAAGGGTGTTGGTATTGGAGTCTGACGGGCTAGGAGTGAGAAAATTCCCAAATGCCCGTCCCTGATAAAACCACCGCAGCGAACAGAGAGCCTCTGTCTCTGCAAACGACTCTGCCTTAGACACTTCTGGGTCAGATTCCGGACTTCCCCAGTTGCCCACGTGGCAGAGTGACGCTCTGTGCAGCCCAGAGCGTTTTCAGCGGTTTTCACAGTGGTGTGTGGCTGCAGAGGTTGCTGTCTCGACACCCACGGGGGCTGGTGCGTGCCGCTCCATAGTCTGTACAGCGCACGGAAAGGTGTGCTGGTCTAAGCTGCTCCCCTGCTGCGAGCAGTGAGCTTTTATTTGCAGAAGTCCCCGATTCTTCACATTCCTATGGCTGCTGGtgtcctgcctgcctgctggacgtgactgtctctttctttttacaGCACTGTTGCCCCACCAGCCAAGAATCCTCCAGCCAGTTCCTGATTTCGGACAAGACTGGCTGtcctctgctgccttctccagcccagcTCTATGTTCTCCAGCCACGGGAAGGAGTGAGAAACCACCTGCTCAATCTGTGAAGCTGCACAGAggcctctgccttcctctgcgTTCCCAGTAACAAGGTGCTGCACCCGAGCAGGCAAATCCTGCCACTGGGGTCAGGACTGCCTCTGCGGGGTGCTTTGGGGAGCAGTTGTGTCCCTTCCCATAGCACGCTGCAAAAGGGAAACGGGGTGGTGCATTTGTCCTTTCCAGCTCTTTTCGATGGCAGACTGTTATGGGGCGTTTTTCTCTCTACCTCTTGGCCACAGAAGTATCTCAGAAAAACTAGGTCTTGCTTTCAGTATTTTGTAGATGGCTGTGTAAAGATGTAATGTGGGCACACTTCAGCTTTGTTCGGGAGGCATTCTGCAAGGAGAGTTTTTCATGTGTGTGCCAGGGAGTTGCTGAGTTTGGTCGTGGAGggaacaataataaaaagaaaaaacaagaaagttCTGTCTAAAACCTTCCCCTGTTGCTCAGTCGGGCTGGGGGGTCTTGGAGCCTGCTGGCTCTGTGTGTTTCAAAGGGCATGGAGCAAAACAAAGGCACACAGAGTTGGAGCCtttcaagtgaaaaaagaaactgtcCTGATcttcaaaaaacaacaaaaaaaggacttTCTTCATCCCCTGTCAAGCAGTGGGAGGCAGAGCTGTACACACGGCTTTGGAGGTCACTTTAAAAAGGATGCAACCTCAGTGATAATCTCTCCTGGAACCAACAGTTCCATTCTGCTGACGAATTTACCAAGGACGCAGGGATCAAAGCAGCGCTAGACTCAGTTTCCAAAGAAATTACTGTGCTCGGGGTAACAGGTGTCTTTCAGGGTGATAGCGCAGGAGGTGAGAGGGGATCTGTTTGAATCGGTGGCCTCCCTTCACTCCCTGAAGTGCTTTACTGCCTGCTGAATGATAAGGAATTGGGGAAGAACCAAGCGTGGCAGAGCGTGGGGCTGTGAGGAACCAGCAAGGTGTTTGTCAGCGCAGGGACAGAGCGAGCTAAACCTGCTCGTGTGTCCCGGAGACAGCGCCTGCCTTTAGTGCGTGTGCTTCTGCCCTGCACGCAGCAGAGGGCCGTCAGTGCCAATGTAGACCATTTCCTGGACCTCAGCCTTGATGATCAACACTCTTCTCCTGGTGGCACCCAGGTAATCCCGGGAGAGGTCCCTCCACCACTGAGCAAAGCCAGggtggccccagcacagcccctttCCCTGCTAAGCGACCCTGCTTAGCAAGCCGTGTCCTGCTCAGAGGGTGGACGTGCTGGTGACCGAGCAGCAGGCTCTCTGCCACCCCAAACCCACCTTCTGCAGCTCGCAGGCTGCTCTGGTTCCGTCTCACTTGCTCCTCTGTCACCTCCCTCTGTTTCTTACCCCTGCCTGGCTGCACGCTGGGAGGAATCCCTGCTGGGTCCGTTGGATGAACCGTTGCTGTAGTGCTGGctcctggggatggaggaggaaggaaggagacgGGGAGGTACGGACAGCCCGAGAAATCAGCTGGGatctgctggagaaggagggtgCGTCTGTTTGTGGACAAGGTCCACTCTCTTCTCACCCACGTGTGCCACTTCCTTCGCTGCAGTCGGGGCAGCCATGGGGGTCCTGCATGGGTCACTGCCAACGCCATCCTTGTTCGTGGGGTGACAAGTGCCAGCAGCACCGCTggtggcaggaggggctggggactCAGGGCAGGCAGCCGAAGGCTTTTGGCTTTGAGTGGAGGTGTCAACTTCTCGGTAAAAGAAGCAAAGAGCATCGGGCAGCGGCCGCACAGCGGAAAGGcagctgtccccctgccctgctgagaCGTGACCTATATTAAGCTCTAAGCAGAGATGCAAATCTTGGCCCCTggtgcctgcagctcccctggGACGAGATGGGGCGAAAAGGTCCCGCTTCCACTCACACCAGAGTCGAGTCCTTGCCTGAGGCTCCAGGTTTGCGTGACAGCACGTTCCTCATCTCCTGTGTGACGCCGTTCCAGGGCTTGCCCTGCGCCTGCAGCAGCCCTGACTCTGCCGACAGCGTCCTGTGCGTCCGGGACGGGTTGTAGCTCTCCTTCTCGGAGCGGAGCCCGGGGCTGCCCGAGGAGGTGAGGTTGCTGCTGGCCGGAGAGCCCAGCTGGGATTTGTGCtccaggaaaggagggaaggaaaattcCCGATGGATTTCAGGCCGGGGCCGGGGTGCAGCCACGTTTTTGTTGTTGAGATCGCTGGCAGAGGATTCGCCGTGCTGGGCAGAGTCGTTCTCGTACAGGGTGTGAGAAACCTCGGAGCGGCTGCGGCGTGAAACCTGGGAAGCCCGTACCAGGGCGTGCGTCACCGTGATGAGCAGGACGATGATGCCGGAGGAGAGGATACAAGCGCTGGCAATGCCGGCCTCCAgttcaaacagcagcagcatgtagATGGCGAGagctggaaggaaagggaagtGCAGAACACCTTGAGGAACCAGAAGGACTAAAGCGATGCAGCTGACCTGCAAACTTCGGGCCAGAGGAGCTCTGGAGAAGGCTGGTCACCGAGAACAGAAAGTTCACGCTACGGGAATGAGCTGGCAAAGCCATTTGCAAAACAAACCCGATGCTGAAGTAGAAACTCAGCAGCTCACGAGCACTCAGCGACCGGCGCAGGGTGCACGGTCTGGGCTGGAAATGCCCGGTCCCTGCTGGGCTGCGCTGGTGGGAAACGAGGACTTGCCTGTTAGGTAGACTGAGACGCCGCAGCAGAACAAGCCGATGGCAGCGTGGCGAACCATCCGGCTGTCCAGAAGGAACCAGTCTGCCctgcaaaacagatgagaaaaacacAGGTCTGTGTAGTTTCTGTGTAGTCTCCTGGCCCTGGGCTCAGCAGAGGAAAAACGCTGATGCTCTGGCCCCTGCTGAGAAACTGAAACGCTGGTTTTGCATAGAGAAGAGGTTCAGGGCCGGGTCACAAGCCCAAGGACCTCTGCGGAACTGGGGtttcccccaggctgctgggtTGTACAGCTCTGGGCTTCGTCCTTCCCACTCTGGAACGGGAGATTTTGAGATCATTTGAAATTTccacccctccctcccttgcTTCCAGCTGTGCTGTGGGAGCCAGGTGGGAGCAGGGGCTCAGGAGGGACAAATGGTTGGAGGCTTTTTGCAGGTGCTTCGCCCCTTTTTGGCAAACCCAGAAGAGCAAGCAAGGAACAAAACTGAGGCGTGTGGAGCCCATCTCCCCCTTAAATAAAGAATGACAAGTAAAGTGCTGGCGCATTGAATTAAGCAAAGCCAGGTTCTCTCTTCACCCCTGGGCTTGGATTTCTGTGCTCAGCTCAGATTGCAAGCCTTTTGTCTGGAGGGGGCTCGGTACTTGAATTGGGcttaaaacacatgaaaagaCCAGTTCCTTTCCAGCAGGGCCTTTGTCTCccacccagcactgacccctgcgCCTGCTGCCTGCGCTTTCCAGGGCTCGCTCTCCTCTGAGCCGCCGACAGCTCTCCTTGGGCGTCTTGGGAGCCAGATTGACCTGGCAAACCTGGGTCCTCGCTGGGCTTTGGAGGCCGCTGTCACCAGAGGATGCCTCCGCTAATTGGGAAAGCGGGATGAGGTCGTTAGGGGACGCAGCGTAGTGTGGCAGACGGGTGCCAGGCGGCTCGGGAGGGGGGAGTTTGGAAACGTGAGGGTTCGGAGAGATGCTGGCAGGACTGCGGTGCTGAGAAGCCACAAACAGTCCTTTGAAACAACTGGGGGGGTACGGGGCCGCGCCGGTCCTGCCACCCACCTCCAGAAGTCCCAGGGAGCCGGTTGGAAACGTGCCCTGGCTTGGAAGGaccagctgaaggggcagcagcacAACCATCCCCCTGCTGGGACCAGCCTTGGTCCTCTGCCACGCCAGCTCCTTCCACCCCGCAGCTGAGGATGCTCTGCCCCGGCCCAGGCTCCCCCCAGCATggcctggccccctcccctcctcccgggCTTCTTGTAGCCCCTCGGCTGTTGCCACCCGCAGCCGGGAGCCGTTAATAGACCCTGGACCCGCTCCCGGGGAAGAGCAGCCGCTTTGTTTTATTAATTACCTGAGTCGGGGCGGGGGGATTAGCGGGGAGGAGAAGGACTTTGTTTGGAGCTGGCTGAGGCTATTGAGCGCGGGGCTGAGGAGCGGGGCGGTAATTCAGTGTGACAGGCCCAACGTGGGAAAGGTCCCTGGGACGTGAGCGGGTCCCCTAATGAAACCGGCGCCCGGTGGGGCCAGGCCAGCTTGGCCACCGGGAGACGGTGGCTAACGGCATCCCGCATTGTGGCGGAGAGGGGCTACGTTctgccagcacctcctgccctgcagacCAGCATCCCTCTCTCCCGGGAACCTTGTCCTTTTCCTCCCAAAGGTGAATGTAACCTTCAGGTCGcagttggggaaactgaggcacagctggACTGAGCGACCTGCTGGAGCTCGCAGGCAGAGGGACGCCAACCCAGGGCTCCCAACGCCTCGTATCGcctgcagcaaaaccaaaagcagcCTCTCGCTTTGCCGGGGCTCTGAAGCAGAGCAGAGAAACATGATTTAAGATCAAATAGTTTGGGAAGAGCTTTCGTGCTCGGCCAGACGCACCAGCGGGGCCCGCAGACGCACGGCGATGGCCGCTCTCTCCTGAAAGCCCTTGAACAAGTCGCTGCTGTCGCATGTTCCCTCTCTCTACCTGTGACTTTGCATCTGGCTGCCTGATTAGCGCCGCTCCTGTTTCACGCTCGGGACTTTCAAAGTTGAACCTCACAACTCCGAAATCGAGCATGTAACAGCCCAAATCGACAGCAGATCTCAGACGAATTTCCAGCTGGTGGGGAATTTTCCGCTGTAACAGTTTTCCAGCAGAAGCTCTCAGCTTCCGCAGAAAGCAGAGCGTGCTACGGGAACTTTgtgttttgcagaaatgttttccttcgTTAATGAGCGGACAAAGCATCAGCTTCGCTTGGAAGATGCTGAGAGGAGACGCTGCCGCTTGCTGGAGTGCCTCCAGCCGCCCTGCTCCACGCGGGGCAGGAGGCATTGACGGGTTTGTCTAATTAGGGGCAAAACTAACTGTTGAAACCTTATCATTTCCTTTAAATCAGCTTTCACTTGCTGAAGTGGTCCCAAAATGGTCCTGTGGGGACCGTCAGGTGAGCTACGTGGGGAGACCCCCACGTACAGCCCAGTTTCCACCAATATGGTTTTAAATCTGATTATtcacaagttgtttttttcttttaaccccGCAGTGGAGCTGGTGCTGGGCCGGGCCAGCGCAGGCAGAGGAgccgccagcccagcccaggtcttggtggaggatggagaggggaaTTGCTTCAAAAACGGTTTTGCAAGTGTAAATGTGCTGGTAATGATTAAGTCAACACGTGTCTATGGTTAATGATCCCAGGCCTGTGGTCCTTTCGGTGCTGCATGAGCGGCCCGTGCCGTCACCCCGGCAGTGACCCGAAGAGCCCAGCTCTCCCGCTGCAAAGGGACAAATCCTGGTGCTCCTGGGCGTCGTGGCCTCGGCCCTGAActgggctggcagctggtgtggccccacgcGCTCCGACGAGCCCCGAGGGGGACCCTAACGCACGCGCTGGGTTGACACAGGGATGTTATCAGGGAAATTAAATAGTGTGTATTAGTGCAGCCGGGAGGATGGGCTGGTAGAAACTTGCTCCTGGTCAATAGAGTCACTGCGCAGAGCTGCGCCCCAAATTAAGGGGCACCTTTACATCCTGGGCTTCATTGGCCAGAGATAACCCTCTGTCCCGGGCAGGGTCTGCAGAGGTGGATTTTGTGATATCCCAGTGCTCAGTGAGTGCCAGCAGCATCGTTCGCCCCCCGCAAACCCCATTTCGCAGGGACAGTGACTGGGGGGACCCAGCAAAGGCCGGATCTTGGGGCGCaagggcagggctgtgcctgcacCCCTCACCCTCCTTGCACCCCCTGAGCCCTCCTTGCACCCCTCATTCCCCCAATCCCTTCTGCACCCCTCCAGcaccctccttcctctccagctcCTTGCTGCCCCCCAGCCTTCCGGTGCCTGAGACCCCCCCTGAGCCTCCCCTGAacccccacagcatccctggggctcCAGAGCAGCCCCGTGCCCCCCAAGCCTTtcctgcacccccaaaccccagtgccccccatgcccccctgcaccccaaagccctggtgtcccccatgccccccggtgccccccatgCCTCCCCTTACACCCCAAGTCCCCATGACCCCCAAgcctccctgcacccccaagccccagtgccccccatgcTCCCCTGGACCCCCAGGCCCTGGTGCCCCTCTAACCCTCCCGCACCCCCAAGCCCCGGTGCCCCCTAcaacccccctgcacccctggtgccccccacgcccccctTGTACTCCCGGTACCCCCCAAGCCTCCCTGTACCCCaagccccggtgccccccacGCCCTCCCGGACCCCCaagccccggtgccccccacgcccccccggcgccccccgcggCTCTCACCGGTCGGGCCCGGGCTGCCCCCGGCACAGCTCGGTGCTGAAGTAGCcgtggaggaggcagagcaggaggcagctcaCGTTGAGCACCAGGCAGAGCGCGGCCAGCACGGCCGACACCGGCAGCAGCACGGCGGCCGCCGGCTCCGGTAGAGCCCCTcgaccggcaccggcaccggcaccgggaccggCCCGCCCCGACGGCAGCTGGAAGATGAGGCTGGAGGCGAGCAGGGCCATGGCGGCGGCCAACGTGCCAAAGAGCAGCAGCACCGTCAGGGCCCGCTGCGGGTAGGCGGCGGGCATGGCGGGGCCGGTACCGGGaacaggggacgggggggacaccgggaaccggggggggagcggcgggccgGCAGACCCGCTCCAAAGTTGCGTGCGCTCCCCTCGGTGTTTCCGCAGCTGGATCTCGGACCGGGAAGCGGGACCGGGCCGGGAGCGGCGCTCGGGGCGGCGGAGCTGCGGCCCCGCCGGGCGTTCGCCTCCCTCCCTGTGCCGCTGCCTGGCCGGGGCGGGCCGGTCCTGCCCCCCGGTCCGGCCCCTCGCCGCGGAGGCTGCAGCCGAGCGGCTTCCCCGGGGCCGGGACCCCCCTCCCGGGAAGCGCAGGGCGGCTCCGCCCAGCATCCTCCCCCCGACGGGACCCGGGAGGCGTttggggggcggagggagggagcgggaccGGGGGGGGCTCCGAGGGTGGATGGACAGAAGGACAgagggacggggggagggagggacaggaggACAGGGGAatggagggacagggggagagGACGATGGAAGGAGAGGGGGATagagggacaggggggacagagggatggagggacagggggacaggaggctggagggacagagggacgggggggatggagggacagggggacgagtgggtgctgcagctgctccgagcaggacatcccccccgctcccctcgcctctccctcttcccaggcCCAGCCCCGGCTTTCCTGCTCCTGGGAAAACCCTGGGATCAGCCCCGCCAACATAACCCCGGCCTCAGCGGGGAGCGAGCGGGGATGAGGGCGGTGAGAAGGGGACACCACGGTGGCCTCATCCTGTTTCCTGCGGGAAGAGGCGCATTTGGCCCCCACCTGTGGTGGGAGCATCCTCGCCGGGTCGGGAGCGAGCACCCAAAATGTTCTCAGTCCCCGCAAGGCTGAGAAAGGACCCGCGAGGTGCTGCCCTGCCGTCAGCCGCTGGCCCTTGGGGACGGCACCAGTTTCCCGTGTCTTATAAATATCCTGGGAAGCAGAAGTGCCTTTCC includes the following:
- the BORCS8 gene encoding BLOC-1-related complex subunit 8, encoding MEEPEMQLKVKKVTDKFTESMYVLANEPSVALYRLQEHVRRSLPELAQHKSDMQSWEEQSQGAIYTVEYACSAIKNMTDSSVYFKSIDSLLKHAIAMKDQLNAAQGRSTVAPPAKNPPASS
- the TMEM221 gene encoding transmembrane protein 221 — its product is MPAAYPQRALTVLLLFGTLAAAMALLASSLIFQLPSGRAGPGAGAGAGRGALPEPAAAVLLPVSAVLAALCLVLNVSCLLLCLLHGYFSTELCRGQPGPDRADWFLLDSRMVRHAAIGLFCCGVSVYLTALAIYMLLLFELEAGIASACILSSGIIVLLITVTHALVRASQVSRRSRSEVSHTLYENDSAQHGESSASDLNNKNVAAPRPRPEIHREFSFPPFLEHKSQLGSPASSNLTSSGSPGLRSEKESYNPSRTHRTLSAESGLLQAQGKPWNGVTQEMRNVLSRKPGASGKDSTLV